A stretch of Brachyhypopomus gauderio isolate BG-103 chromosome 3, BGAUD_0.2, whole genome shotgun sequence DNA encodes these proteins:
- the gas1a gene encoding growth arrest-specific protein 1a has product MAGLVRGSRTFIWPFACVLVCFGYFSIASPTHGRRLICWQAILNCHSEPDCHYAYGQYLHACDPILTGQKKKCPSHCISSLVQLNLTKNGPALEDCSCASDHFCRDTKRAIEPCLPKTSSMGCTEARRQCERDSQCRTYMGDYLKHCAKLLSGVTCTNACRSVIANMRKLPKAQLLDTCICDGTERNICEFIKLSMKNLCFDSPPEVAGSGGSDEYYDVVIDEDDEDYPTEGTPVGSAGPRAGTWSALTAMASILVLLRLFGLLS; this is encoded by the coding sequence ATGGCGGGACTGGTGCGGGGCTCGCGCACCTTCATCTGGCCCTTCGCGTGCGTGCTCGTGTGTTTTGGTTATTTCTCCATCGCCTCTCCAACCCACGGTCGGCGGCTGATCTGTTGGCAGGCGATTCTGAACTGTCACTCGGAACCTGATTGCCACTACGCATATGGGCAGTATTTGCACGCGTGTGACCCTATACTGACAGGACAGAAAAAGAAATGCCCAAGTCACTGCATCTCGTCGTTGGTGCAGTTAAACTTGACTAAAAACGGCCCGGCGCTCGAGGACTGCAGCTGTGCCTCAGATCACTTTTGTAGAGACACCAAACGTGCCATCGAGCCGTGTCTACCGAAAACCAGCAGCATGGGCTGCACTGAAGCCCGGCGCCAGTGCGAAAGAGATTCCCAGTGCCGGACTTACATGGGTGATTATTTGAAGCACTGTGCCAAACTTTTAAGCGGGGTGACATGTACGAACGCTTGTCGAAGTGTCATTGCCAATATGCGAAAGCTACCAAAAGCCCAACTCCTGGATACTTGCATCTGTGACGGGACAGAGCGGAATATATGTGAGTTTATCAAATTAAGTATGAAAAACCTTTGCTTTGACTCTCCCCCCGAAGTTGCGGGTTCTGGTGGATCGGATGAATATTATGATGTTGTGAttgatgaggatgatgaggatTATCCGACAGAGGGGACGCCTGTGGGAAGCGCAGGTCCTCGCGCGGGGACCTGGAGTGCGTTGACTGCCATGGCATCCATTTTGGTTTTATTGCGGCTTTTTGGATTATTAAGTTAA